One genomic region from Harpia harpyja isolate bHarHar1 chromosome 1, bHarHar1 primary haplotype, whole genome shotgun sequence encodes:
- the CDK5 gene encoding cyclin-dependent kinase 5 isoform X2 — MQKYEKLEKIGEGTYGTVFKAKNRETHEIVALKRVRLDDDDEGVPSSALREICLLKELKHKNIVRLHDVLHSDKKLTLVFEFCDQDLKKYFDSCNGDLDPEIVKSFMYQLLKGLAFCHSRNVLHRDLKPQNLLINRNGELKLADFGLARAFGIPVRCYSQR, encoded by the exons ATGCAGAAATACGAGAAGCTGGAGAAGATCGGGGAAG GCACCTACGGAACCGTGTTCAAGGCCAAGAACCGGGAGACGCACGAGATCGTGGCGCTGAAGCGGGTGCGgctggatgatgatgatgag GGCGTGCCCAGCTCGGCTCTGCGGGAGATCTGCCTGCTCAAGGAGCTGAAGCACAAGAACATTGTCAg GCTCCACGACGTCCTGCACAGCGACAAGAAGCTGACCCTGGTCTTCGAGTTCTGCGACCAG GACCTGAAGAAGTACTTCGATAGCTGCAACGGGGACTTGGACCCAGAGATCGTCAAG TCGTTCATGTACCAGCTGCTGAAGGGCCTCGCCTTCTGCCACAGCCGCAACGTCTTGCACCGAGACCTTAAACCCCAGAACCTCCTTATCAACAGG AATGGGGAACTCAAACTGGCCGACTTTGGCCTGGCCCGGGCCTTTGGCATCCCCGTGCGCTGTTACTCGCAGAGGTGA
- the CDK5 gene encoding cyclin-dependent kinase 5 isoform X1, with amino-acid sequence MMMMRLHDVLHSDKKLTLVFEFCDQDLKKYFDSCNGDLDPEIVKSFMYQLLKGLAFCHSRNVLHRDLKPQNLLINRVVTLWYRPPRRALRRQALLHLHRYVVSWLHLCRAGQCGAAPVPRERCGRPAEKDFPAAGNPHRGAVAGHGQAAGLQALPHVPCHHLPGQRGPQAECDRPGPAAEPAEVQPSAADIGGGGSPAPLLHRLLPSLGTPPALARPRAEPGGSTPVPGTLLAAAGRGQPPRAAGRDTR; translated from the exons atgatgatgatgag GCTCCACGACGTCCTGCACAGCGACAAGAAGCTGACCCTGGTCTTCGAGTTCTGCGACCAG GACCTGAAGAAGTACTTCGATAGCTGCAACGGGGACTTGGACCCAGAGATCGTCAAG TCGTTCATGTACCAGCTGCTGAAGGGCCTCGCCTTCTGCCACAGCCGCAACGTCTTGCACCGAGACCTTAAACCCCAGAACCTCCTTATCAACAGG GTCGTCACGCTGTGGTATCGGCCCCCCAGACGTGCTCTTCGGCGCCAAGCTCTACTCCACCTCCATCGATATGTGGTCAGCTGGCTGCATCTTTGCAG AGCTGGCCAATGCGGGGCGGCCCCTGTTCCCAGGGAACGATGTGGACGACCAGCTGAAAAGGATTTTCCG GCTGCTGGGAACCCCCACCGAGGAGCAGTGGCCGGCCATGGCCAAGCTGCCGGACTACAAG CCCTACCCCATGTACcctgccaccacctccctggTCAACGTGGTCCCCAAGCTGAATGCGACCGGCCGGGACCTGCTGCAG aacCTGCTGAAGTGCAACCCAGTGCAGCGGATATCGGCGGAGGAGGCTCTCCAGCACCCCTACTTCACAGACTTCTGCCCTCCCTAGGGACCCCCCCAGCGCTGGCCAGGCCCCGCGCTGAGCCGGGGGGCAGCACCCCGGTTCCTGGCACGCTCCTggcagcggcggggaggggacaGCCCCCCAGGGCGGCGGGGAGGGACACGAGGTGA